A portion of the Lolium rigidum isolate FL_2022 chromosome 1, APGP_CSIRO_Lrig_0.1, whole genome shotgun sequence genome contains these proteins:
- the LOC124707876 gene encoding putrescine hydroxycinnamoyltransferase 1-like: MKVEVLNSTLVAPSEETPRTGLWLSNLDLAGHRSHKPLVYYYPAPTPGNKDGADFFSPDRLKAALARALVPFYPLAGRLHVDEGGRLQINCNGEGALFVVARADFTGEDLFQNYQPSPEVRRMFVPSASSSDDPLAVFQVTFLKCGGVVLGTGIHHMSMDGMGSFHFIQTWTGLARGLNISEACPLPPMHDRTLLRGRSPPHVDFDHLFYSPAYLTGLPRPYVTRVYSVSPKLLENLKSRCAQGVSTYGAITAHLWRCMCVARGLEPCSDTRLRVTANVRHRLRPPLPRHFSGNAILRDLVTIKVADILSQPLGFVADAIRKRVEDINDAYVRSVIDFVELELEKGSLQAAPGHLMPESDLWVVSWRGMHMYDADFGWGAPRFVVPAEMFGIGTAYVMQHSDKDDSIAVMFSLEPRYVECFEDVFYKG, from the exons ATGAAGGTGGAGGTGCTGAACTCAACGCTAGTGGCGCCCAGCGAGGAGACGCCGCGGACTGGGCTCTGGCTATCCAACCTCGACCTCGCAGGCCACCGTTCGCACaagccgcttgtttactactacccgGCCCCGACGCCAGGCAACAAAGACGGCGCGGACTTCTTCTCCCCCGACCGGCTCAAGGCGGCGCTAGCCAGGGCGCTGGTGCCGTTCTACCCACTGGCTGGCCGGCTACACGTCGACGAGGGCGGGCGGCTGCAGATCAACTGCAATGGGGAGGGAGCGCTCTTCGTCGTTGCGAGGGCAGACTTCACCGGGGAAGACCTGTTCCAAAACTACCAGCCCTCGCCGGAGGTGAGGCGTATGTTTGTTCCGTCCGCGTCGTCAAGCGACGACCCGCTCGCTGTTTTTCAG GTGACATTCCTCAAGTGCGGTGGAGTTGTGTTGGGCACAGGAATTCACCACATGTCCATGGACGGCATGGGTTCGTTCCACTTCATCCAGACGTGGACTGGGCTTGCGCGTGGTCTAAACATCTCTGAGGCGTGCCCTTTGCCACCAATGCATGATCGCACTCTCCTCCGTGGGCGCTCGCCACCGCACGTGGACTTCGACCATCTGTTCTACTCCCCAGCATACCTCACCGGCCTTCCACGCCCATATGTCACCCGAGTCTACTCGGTATCTCCGAAACTACTTGAAAATCTCAAATCCCGGTGCGCACAAGGCGTGTCCACCTACGGTGCTATTACCGCCCACCTCTGGCGCTGCATGTGTGTGGCTCGTGGGCTTGAGCCGTGCTCCGACACCCGGCTCCGTGTGACGGCCAACGTTCGTCACCGCTTGCGCCCGCCCCTCCCGCGCCACTTCTCCGGTAACGCCATCCTGCGAGACCTCGTCACCATCAAGGTGGCTGACATCCTATCCCAACCATTGGGGTTTGTGGCTGATGCGATCAGGAAGAGGGTGGAGGACATCAACGACGCATATGTGCGGTCGGTTATTGACTTCGTAGAGCTGGAGTTGGAGAAGGGTAGCCTCCAAGCGGCGCCGGGGCATCTCATGCCGGAGTCGGACCTGTGGGTGGTGAGCTGGCGCGGGATGCACATGTATGATGCTGACTTCGGTTGGGGGGCGCCTCGGTTCGTAGTGCCAGCAGAGATGTTTGGCATCGGAACAGCATACGTGATGCAACACTCTGACAAAGACGATAGCATCGCTGTGATGTTCTCGCTGGAACCCCGGTATGTGGAGTGCTTCGAGGATGTTTTCTACAAGGGCTGA